One stretch of Amycolatopsis tolypomycina DNA includes these proteins:
- a CDS encoding ABC transporter substrate-binding protein, whose protein sequence is MSPLSRARNAAALLALPVLLTACSAAGTESATDAGPPKPGGILRLGISSAPDCIDPQQTATNASINVARQLVDSLTDQDPKTGEIKPWLAEKWDVNAGSTAFTFHLRPGATFSDGSPVDAAAVKTSFDGIKALGTKAQLGFGYLAAYKGSAVVDPQTVRLDFSAPSAQFLQASSTVSLGVLAPAAFKNTPEQRCQGTGLIGSGPFVFESLKQNQEIVLAKRKGYAWGSSLFKHRGEAYLDKIDYKIVPEPGVRTGSLASGQLDAATDIQPVDEPQFTGNGFSENIRPNPGVVFNLHANTTRGVLTDEKVRQAVLKGVDRAEVVNTVLTPSYQAATSILGLATPLASDLSQQLAYDQKGAAALLDGDGWVPGPDGIRVKNGQKLSASVVFSPVFNQNRSVLELVQQQLRKIGFDLRIEQHTTAETTQIQLSGNYDFLWYNVTRADPDILRSQFSTKAGNRSKLTPGNPLDAALDAQSSTVDVAKRKPSADEAQKLIVEHAYAVPVFELTQVVALSSKAHAVDFEASSRLQLFDAWLS, encoded by the coding sequence GTGTCCCCTCTTTCCCGCGCCCGCAACGCCGCGGCCCTGCTCGCCCTGCCCGTGCTGCTGACCGCCTGCTCCGCGGCGGGCACTGAATCCGCCACCGACGCCGGGCCGCCTAAGCCGGGCGGCATCCTGCGGCTCGGCATCTCCTCGGCGCCCGACTGCATCGACCCGCAGCAGACCGCCACGAACGCGTCGATCAACGTCGCCCGCCAGCTGGTCGACTCGCTCACCGACCAGGACCCGAAGACCGGCGAGATCAAGCCGTGGCTGGCCGAGAAGTGGGACGTCAACGCCGGCTCCACGGCGTTCACCTTCCACCTGCGGCCCGGCGCGACCTTCTCCGACGGCAGCCCGGTCGACGCCGCCGCCGTCAAGACGAGCTTCGACGGCATCAAGGCCCTCGGCACGAAGGCCCAGCTCGGCTTCGGCTACCTGGCCGCCTACAAGGGGTCGGCCGTCGTCGACCCGCAGACCGTCCGCCTCGACTTCTCGGCACCCAGCGCCCAGTTCCTCCAGGCCAGTTCGACCGTCTCGCTCGGCGTCCTCGCGCCCGCGGCGTTCAAGAACACCCCGGAACAGCGCTGCCAGGGCACCGGGCTGATCGGCTCCGGGCCGTTCGTGTTCGAAAGCCTGAAGCAGAACCAGGAAATCGTGCTCGCCAAGCGGAAGGGCTACGCCTGGGGCTCGTCGCTGTTCAAGCACCGGGGCGAGGCCTACCTGGACAAGATCGACTACAAGATCGTGCCCGAGCCCGGCGTCCGCACCGGCAGCCTCGCCTCCGGCCAGCTCGACGCGGCCACCGACATCCAGCCGGTCGACGAGCCGCAGTTCACCGGCAACGGCTTCAGCGAGAACATCCGGCCCAACCCCGGTGTCGTGTTCAACCTGCACGCCAACACCACCCGCGGGGTGCTCACCGACGAGAAGGTGCGCCAGGCCGTGCTCAAGGGCGTCGACCGCGCCGAGGTCGTGAACACCGTGCTGACGCCGAGCTACCAGGCCGCCACCAGCATCCTCGGCTTGGCAACGCCGCTGGCCAGCGACCTGTCGCAGCAGCTGGCGTACGACCAGAAGGGCGCGGCCGCGCTGCTGGACGGCGACGGCTGGGTGCCCGGCCCCGACGGGATCCGCGTCAAGAACGGGCAGAAGCTGAGCGCGTCCGTGGTGTTCTCGCCGGTGTTCAACCAGAACCGCAGCGTGCTGGAGCTGGTGCAGCAGCAGCTCCGCAAGATCGGCTTCGACCTGCGGATCGAGCAGCACACCACGGCCGAGACCACGCAGATCCAGCTGAGCGGCAACTACGACTTCCTCTGGTACAACGTGACCCGCGCCGATCCGGACATCCTGCGCAGCCAGTTCTCCACCAAGGCGGGCAACCGCAGCAAGCTCACCCCGGGCAACCCGCTGGACGCCGCCCTGGACGCCCAGTCGTCCACTGTGGACGTCGCGAAGCGCAAGCCGTCGGCCGACGAAGCGCAGAAGCTCATCGTCGAGCACGCCTACGCCGTCCCGGTGTTCGAGCTGACCCAGGTCGTCGCGCTGAGCTCGAAGGCGCACGCCGTCGACTTCGAGGCGTCGTCGCGGCTGCAGCTGTTCGACGCGTGGCTGTCGTGA
- a CDS encoding ABC transporter permease has protein sequence MRRYLLRRAGQAVFVLWAAFTLSFLILYLLPGDAVSAKLASGEAGSSATPEQLAAARAEYGLDSPLPVQYLKRLVAALHGDFGRSVATGDDATHMVVTALPPTLTVTGPALVFAVLFGGGSAFLGTFTRFRWLRQALLSLPSLAISLPPFWVGLLLIQFFSFRLRLLPALGTQGFSALILPAVTLALPTGAIIGQVLAKSLATQQEQPYAEIAAAKGASPLRVHFGHLLRNAAVPALTVAGVVAGNLVAGSVITETVFSRDGVGRITAAAVTAQDVPVVQAVIVLAALVFVVLNLVVDLLYPLLDPRIARTPEAVPHG, from the coding sequence GTGAGGCGCTACCTCCTCCGCCGCGCCGGGCAGGCGGTGTTCGTGCTGTGGGCGGCGTTCACGCTGTCGTTCCTGATCCTCTACCTGCTGCCGGGCGACGCCGTCTCGGCGAAGCTCGCCAGCGGCGAGGCGGGCTCGTCGGCGACGCCCGAGCAGCTCGCCGCCGCCCGCGCGGAGTACGGCCTCGACTCGCCGTTGCCCGTGCAGTACCTGAAACGGCTGGTCGCGGCCCTGCACGGCGACTTCGGCCGCAGCGTCGCGACCGGCGACGACGCCACGCACATGGTCGTCACGGCCCTGCCGCCGACGCTCACCGTGACCGGGCCGGCGCTGGTGTTCGCGGTGCTGTTCGGCGGCGGCTCGGCGTTCCTCGGCACGTTCACCCGGTTCCGCTGGCTGCGGCAGGCCCTGCTGTCCCTGCCGTCGCTGGCGATCTCGCTGCCGCCGTTCTGGGTCGGGCTGCTGCTGATCCAGTTCTTCTCGTTCCGGTTGCGGCTGCTGCCGGCGCTGGGCACGCAGGGCTTCTCGGCTTTGATCCTGCCCGCGGTCACGCTGGCCCTGCCGACCGGCGCGATCATCGGGCAGGTGCTGGCGAAGAGCCTGGCCACGCAGCAGGAGCAACCGTACGCGGAGATCGCGGCGGCCAAGGGCGCGAGCCCGCTGCGCGTCCACTTCGGACACCTCCTGCGCAACGCGGCCGTGCCGGCGCTGACCGTCGCCGGGGTGGTGGCGGGCAACCTCGTCGCGGGGTCGGTGATCACCGAGACGGTGTTCTCGCGCGACGGCGTCGGCCGGATCACCGCGGCCGCCGTCACCGCGCAGGACGTCCCGGTGGTGCAGGCGGTGATCGTGCTGGCGGCGCTCGTGTTCGTGGTGCTGAACCTGGTCGTCGACCTGCTGTACCCGCTGCTCGACCCGCGCATCGCGCGGACCCCGGAGGCGGTTCCCCATGGCTGA
- a CDS encoding ABC transporter permease: protein MAELTLPKGHFHVKVPPGLVLALAVLVFVLLAAFVPGLLTGYDPIAGVPKERLQGPSLQHLFGTDETGRDVYARVIHGAALSLRATAIAVLVALVAGSALGLLAGFRGGWADTVIMRIVDVFLAIPPILLSLALVTALGFGTTNVAIAVGIANLAAFARVMRAEVLRVRTGVFVEAARAGGVRWSGVLLRHVLPNAAGPVLALATLTLGTAVLEVSALSFLGFGATPPTPEWGALVAGGRSFLATAWWMTTFPGLTVAAVVLAANRLSRALDGGDR from the coding sequence ATGGCTGAGCTGACCCTCCCGAAAGGGCACTTTCACGTGAAAGTGCCCCCGGGGCTCGTGCTGGCGCTGGCGGTGCTGGTGTTCGTGCTGCTCGCGGCGTTCGTGCCGGGCCTGCTGACCGGGTACGACCCGATCGCCGGCGTCCCGAAGGAACGGCTCCAGGGCCCGTCGCTGCAGCACCTGTTCGGCACCGACGAGACCGGCCGTGACGTCTACGCGCGGGTGATCCACGGTGCGGCGCTCTCGCTGCGGGCCACCGCCATCGCCGTGCTCGTCGCGCTGGTGGCCGGGTCGGCGCTCGGCCTGCTCGCCGGGTTCCGCGGCGGCTGGGCGGACACCGTGATCATGCGGATCGTCGACGTCTTCCTCGCCATCCCGCCGATCCTGCTGTCGCTGGCCCTGGTCACGGCGCTGGGCTTCGGCACGACGAACGTCGCGATCGCCGTCGGCATCGCGAACCTCGCGGCCTTCGCGCGGGTCATGCGCGCGGAGGTGCTGCGCGTGCGGACCGGCGTGTTCGTCGAAGCCGCGCGCGCCGGGGGAGTGCGCTGGTCCGGGGTGCTGCTGCGGCACGTCCTGCCCAACGCGGCGGGCCCGGTGCTCGCCCTGGCGACGCTCACCCTCGGCACGGCCGTGCTCGAGGTGTCCGCGCTGAGCTTCCTCGGCTTCGGCGCGACCCCGCCCACCCCGGAGTGGGGCGCGCTCGTCGCGGGCGGGCGCAGTTTCCTGGCCACGGCCTGGTGGATGACGACGTTCCCGGGACTGACGGTCGCGGCGGTGGTCCTCGCCGCCAACCGGCTGTCCCGCGCGCTGGACGGAGGCGACCGATGA
- a CDS encoding dipeptide ABC transporter ATP-binding protein, with the protein MTLLRIADLAVSYRGVPAVHDVGLDVGAGEVVAVVGESGSGKSTTAHAAIGLLPRGGRVDGGSITFDGRDLLTLSSRQWRSVRGREIALVPQDPAVSLNPVHRIGDQVAEVLKIHGLADRRTASREAISLLERAGVPQPELRARQYPHQLSGGLRQRVLIASALAGRPKLIIADEPTSALDVTVQRRILDHLTSLAAESGTAILLITHDLGVAADRASRIVVLSQGCVVEEGASVVSAPTHPYTQQLIAAAPSLSSAVRPPAPAAEPLVSVRDLAKTFDGGIRAVDGVSFDIPRGQTLALVGESGSGKSTTARMVLRLETPSAGSIAFDGQDITSLGGDELRRLRRRMQIVYQNPYASLNPKFSIEDVVAEPLRAFRLPRTRVPELLDQVALPASVARRKPAELSGGQRQRVAIARALALNPDLVVCDEPVSALDVSVQAQILRLLAELQSSLGLSYLFISHDLAVVRQLADHVGVMRAGALVELGPAAQVLERPEAEYTKELLAAIPGRRSFSHHVDAFAEPCGHAPFSGHDPVPRTSEIRLLGAERQRRARHE; encoded by the coding sequence ATGACCCTGCTGCGCATCGCGGACCTGGCCGTGTCGTACCGGGGAGTCCCGGCCGTCCACGACGTCGGCCTCGACGTCGGCGCCGGTGAAGTGGTCGCCGTCGTCGGCGAGTCGGGCTCGGGCAAGTCGACCACGGCCCACGCGGCGATCGGGCTGCTGCCGCGCGGCGGCCGCGTCGACGGCGGCTCGATCACCTTCGACGGCCGGGACCTGCTGACGCTGTCGTCCCGGCAGTGGCGTTCGGTGCGCGGACGCGAGATCGCGCTGGTGCCGCAGGACCCGGCGGTGTCGCTGAACCCGGTGCACCGGATCGGCGACCAGGTCGCGGAGGTGCTGAAGATCCACGGCCTCGCCGACCGGCGGACCGCTTCCCGGGAGGCGATCTCCTTGCTGGAGCGCGCGGGCGTGCCCCAGCCGGAGCTGCGGGCGCGGCAGTACCCGCACCAGCTTTCGGGCGGCCTGCGCCAGCGCGTGCTGATCGCGTCGGCGCTGGCCGGGCGGCCGAAGCTGATCATCGCGGACGAGCCGACCAGCGCCCTCGACGTCACCGTGCAGCGGCGGATCCTCGACCACCTGACGTCGCTGGCGGCCGAATCGGGCACGGCGATCCTGCTCATCACGCACGATCTCGGGGTGGCGGCCGACCGGGCGTCGCGGATCGTGGTGCTGTCGCAGGGTTGCGTGGTCGAGGAGGGTGCGTCGGTCGTCAGCGCGCCCACGCACCCGTACACGCAGCAGCTGATCGCGGCGGCGCCGAGCCTGTCGAGCGCGGTGCGGCCGCCCGCGCCTGCGGCCGAGCCCCTGGTGTCGGTGCGGGACCTGGCGAAGACGTTCGACGGCGGCATCCGCGCGGTCGACGGCGTCTCGTTCGACATCCCGCGCGGGCAGACCCTGGCCCTGGTCGGCGAATCCGGCTCGGGCAAGTCGACGACCGCGCGGATGGTGCTGCGCTTGGAAACGCCGTCGGCGGGCTCGATCGCGTTCGACGGCCAGGACATCACGTCCCTCGGTGGCGACGAACTGCGGCGGCTGCGGCGGCGGATGCAGATCGTCTACCAGAACCCGTACGCGTCGCTGAACCCGAAGTTCTCCATCGAGGACGTCGTCGCGGAGCCGTTGCGGGCGTTCCGGCTGCCCCGCACGCGCGTCCCGGAGCTGCTCGACCAGGTGGCCCTGCCGGCGTCGGTGGCCCGCCGGAAACCGGCGGAGCTGTCGGGCGGGCAGCGGCAGCGGGTGGCGATCGCGCGGGCCCTGGCGCTGAACCCGGACCTGGTGGTGTGCGACGAACCGGTGTCGGCGCTGGACGTCTCGGTGCAGGCCCAGATCCTGCGGCTGCTGGCGGAGCTGCAGTCCTCGCTGGGGTTGTCGTACTTGTTCATCTCGCACGACCTCGCGGTGGTCCGGCAGCTCGCGGACCACGTCGGGGTCATGCGCGCGGGCGCGCTGGTGGAACTGGGCCCGGCGGCGCAGGTGCTGGAACGGCCGGAAGCGGAGTACACGAAGGAACTGCTGGCCGCGATTCCCGGTCGCCGGTCATTTTCCCACCACGTGGATGCTTTTGCCGAGCCGTGCGGCCATGCCCCATTCTCCGGTCATGACCCAGTTCCACGAACCTCTGAAATTCGCTTATTGGGTGCCGAACGTCAGCGGCGGGCTCGTCACGAGTGA
- the sfnG gene encoding dimethylsulfone monooxygenase SfnG encodes MTQFHEPLKFAYWVPNVSGGLVTSDIEQRTDWGYEYNRDLAVIAENNGFEYALTQVRYTASYGAAYQHESTGFSLALLLATQRLKVIAAVHPGLWQPGVLAKFIASADVLSGGRAAVNVVSGWFKDEFTGLGEPWLEHDERYRRSEEFIRVLKELWTNDHAEFAGDFYRIHDFDIKPKPLSGDGRPHPEIFQGGNSTAARKLAGRVSDWYFSNGKDYDGFSEQVAEVRGYAAENNHAVRFGLNGFVIARETEAEARDVLREIVAKANVEAVEGFRSAVQQAGNSTADKKGMWADSEFADLVQYNDGFRTRLIGTPEQIAERAIEYKRRGASLLLLGFLHFQEDVEYFGQHVLPIIRELEKDLDRGAATPEPVGSRA; translated from the coding sequence ATGACCCAGTTCCACGAACCTCTGAAATTCGCTTATTGGGTGCCGAACGTCAGCGGCGGGCTCGTCACGAGTGACATCGAGCAGCGCACTGATTGGGGGTACGAATACAACCGGGATCTCGCGGTCATCGCCGAGAACAACGGGTTCGAATACGCGCTCACGCAGGTGCGCTACACCGCCAGCTACGGTGCCGCCTACCAACACGAATCGACCGGGTTCAGCCTCGCGCTGCTCCTGGCGACGCAGCGGCTGAAGGTGATCGCGGCCGTGCACCCCGGGCTGTGGCAGCCCGGGGTGCTGGCGAAGTTCATCGCCAGCGCGGACGTCCTCTCCGGCGGCCGGGCCGCGGTGAACGTGGTCAGCGGCTGGTTCAAGGACGAGTTCACCGGCCTCGGCGAGCCGTGGCTGGAGCATGACGAGCGCTACCGCCGGTCCGAAGAGTTCATCCGGGTGCTCAAGGAACTGTGGACCAACGACCACGCCGAGTTCGCCGGCGACTTTTACCGGATCCACGACTTCGACATCAAGCCAAAGCCCCTTTCGGGTGACGGGCGTCCGCATCCCGAGATTTTCCAGGGCGGGAACTCGACGGCCGCCCGCAAGCTGGCCGGCCGCGTTTCGGACTGGTACTTCAGCAACGGCAAGGATTACGACGGGTTCAGCGAACAGGTCGCCGAAGTGCGGGGTTACGCGGCCGAAAACAACCACGCCGTGCGCTTCGGCTTGAACGGTTTCGTGATCGCCCGCGAGACCGAAGCCGAAGCGCGGGACGTGCTGCGCGAGATCGTCGCCAAGGCCAACGTCGAAGCGGTCGAGGGCTTCCGCTCGGCGGTGCAGCAGGCCGGCAACTCGACGGCGGACAAGAAGGGCATGTGGGCGGACTCGGAGTTCGCCGACCTCGTCCAGTACAACGACGGCTTCCGCACCCGGCTCATCGGCACCCCGGAGCAGATCGCCGAACGCGCCATCGAATACAAGCGCCGCGGCGCGAGCCTGCTGCTGCTCGGCTTCCTGCACTTCCAGGAGGACGTCGAGTACTTCGGCCAGCACGTGCTGCCGATCATCCGGGAACTGGAGAAGGACCTCGACCGCGGCGCCGCGACGCCCGAACCCGTGGGGAGCCGAGCATGA
- a CDS encoding acyl-CoA dehydrogenase family protein translates to MTDWIERAREVAAKLAVDAVERDRRGETPYEEVRLLKDAGLVTLLGPAEHGGGGQTWETAYRVIREIARADGSIGQLLGYHYLWAWAARLVATDAQVAAVEELYTTGNLFFGGAVNPRDSDLTITDDGDSIVYNGHKSFSTGSKVSDLTVLEGVLAGTEDHIFAIVPSQQEGITFHDDWDNIGQRLTESGSVTITDVRVPWESAAGYVDRKFRPLVYNTLNVPAIQLVFTNFYLGIAQGALATALAYTRDHTRAWPYGGDDKQAASEEWYILDGYGDLQAKLWAAEALVDKAGAAISRVLHAPREELTPEARGEVAVLIAAAKQRTVDTGLEIGTKIFELTGARASASKYGLDRFWRNLRTHSLHDPLPYKRREVGEYALLGEYPTPTWYT, encoded by the coding sequence ATGACCGACTGGATCGAACGCGCCCGCGAGGTCGCCGCCAAGCTCGCCGTCGACGCCGTCGAGCGCGACCGCCGCGGCGAGACCCCGTATGAGGAAGTCCGGCTGCTGAAGGACGCCGGCCTGGTCACCCTGCTCGGTCCGGCCGAGCACGGCGGTGGCGGGCAGACCTGGGAGACCGCGTACCGGGTGATCCGCGAGATCGCTCGTGCGGACGGCTCGATCGGGCAGCTGCTGGGCTACCACTACCTGTGGGCGTGGGCGGCCCGCCTGGTGGCCACGGACGCCCAGGTGGCGGCCGTCGAAGAGCTGTACACGACGGGCAACCTGTTCTTCGGCGGCGCGGTCAACCCGCGCGACTCCGACCTGACGATCACCGACGACGGCGACTCGATCGTCTACAACGGACACAAGTCGTTCTCGACCGGCAGCAAGGTTTCGGACCTGACGGTGCTGGAAGGTGTCCTGGCGGGGACCGAGGACCACATCTTCGCGATCGTCCCGTCCCAGCAGGAGGGCATCACCTTCCACGACGACTGGGACAACATCGGCCAGCGGCTCACCGAATCCGGCAGCGTGACGATCACCGACGTCCGGGTGCCCTGGGAGTCGGCGGCCGGTTACGTCGACCGCAAGTTCCGGCCACTGGTGTACAACACCCTCAACGTCCCGGCGATCCAGCTCGTCTTCACCAACTTCTACCTCGGCATCGCCCAGGGAGCATTGGCGACGGCACTGGCGTACACGCGGGACCACACCCGAGCCTGGCCGTACGGCGGCGACGACAAGCAGGCGGCGTCGGAGGAGTGGTACATCCTCGACGGCTACGGAGACCTGCAGGCCAAGCTGTGGGCGGCAGAGGCCCTGGTGGACAAGGCGGGCGCGGCGATCTCGCGCGTGCTCCACGCCCCGCGCGAAGAGCTGACGCCCGAAGCGCGGGGCGAGGTGGCGGTGCTGATCGCCGCGGCCAAGCAGCGCACGGTGGACACCGGCCTGGAGATCGGGACGAAGATCTTCGAGCTGACCGGCGCCAGGGCGAGCGCGTCGAAGTACGGGCTGGACCGCTTCTGGCGCAACCTGCGGACGCACTCGCTGCACGACCCGCTGCCGTACAAGCGCCGCGAGGTGGGTGAGTACGCACTGCTCGGCGAGTACCCGACGCCGACCTGGTACACGTGA
- a CDS encoding alcohol dehydrogenase catalytic domain-containing protein, producing the protein MKAVAVQRFGDPGGMAVVDLPDPRPAAGQVVITPEAIGVGGVDVLIRRGALAAFGFEPGHVLGGEVAGVVTALGADVDESWAGARVWAPTGEGGGYAEQVLAPAATLVRLPPEVSPVDAVTVAGSGVVAHFGLRHARFAPGESVLVRGAAGGIGVMAVQLAARTGTVAVTTSSAGRGARLRALGATRVLDRTGEGATGHDVLFDVAAGDELPSFFAGLNPNGRVVTVGVVAGPPPARLVAEMFTAFRKSLSFAVFSADSVSTEDRWTVAAELLAAAGRGEVDAVVHDVLPLWQAADAHRQLDTGAVFGRIALVPE; encoded by the coding sequence GTGAAAGCAGTTGCGGTACAGCGGTTCGGCGATCCCGGCGGCATGGCGGTCGTGGACCTCCCCGACCCGCGGCCGGCCGCCGGGCAGGTGGTGATCACCCCCGAGGCGATCGGCGTCGGCGGCGTCGACGTGCTGATCCGCCGCGGCGCCCTCGCCGCGTTCGGCTTCGAACCCGGCCACGTCCTCGGCGGCGAGGTCGCCGGAGTCGTCACGGCACTGGGCGCGGACGTCGACGAGTCATGGGCCGGCGCACGCGTCTGGGCCCCCACCGGCGAGGGCGGCGGCTACGCCGAGCAGGTGCTCGCCCCGGCAGCAACGCTGGTGCGGCTGCCGCCGGAGGTGTCACCGGTCGACGCGGTGACCGTCGCGGGCTCCGGCGTGGTCGCCCACTTCGGCCTCCGCCACGCCCGCTTCGCCCCCGGCGAATCGGTACTGGTCCGCGGCGCGGCCGGCGGCATCGGCGTGATGGCGGTCCAGCTCGCGGCCCGCACCGGCACGGTCGCGGTGACGACATCGTCGGCCGGGCGCGGCGCCCGCCTGCGCGCGCTCGGCGCCACCCGGGTGCTGGACCGCACCGGCGAGGGCGCCACCGGCCACGACGTTCTCTTCGACGTCGCGGCCGGGGACGAGCTGCCCTCGTTCTTCGCCGGGCTCAACCCCAACGGGCGGGTGGTGACGGTGGGCGTGGTCGCGGGCCCGCCGCCGGCCCGGCTGGTCGCGGAGATGTTCACGGCGTTCCGGAAGTCGCTGTCGTTCGCGGTCTTCAGCGCCGATTCGGTGTCCACAGAGGATCGCTGGACGGTGGCGGCCGAGCTGCTGGCCGCCGCGGGCCGCGGTGAGGTGGACGCCGTTGTCCACGACGTGCTGCCGTTGTGGCAGGCCGCCGACGCCCACCGGCAGCTCGACACCGGCGCCGTGTTCGGCCGGATCGCGCTCGTCCCCGAGTGA
- a CDS encoding TetR/AcrR family transcriptional regulator — protein sequence MPRIRRSDARDNRERLLDAARAVFAAEGLAAPMREIARHAGVGPATLYRHFPTKEQLFAEAFGDRLRACYAVVDDGLADADPWRGLRTVIERLGELYARDRAMTAALMAAFPGALDFTADRERALKSLAELVRRARDAGRVRPDTTLDDIVLVLMAAGGIQASSPAARVAAVRRFTTIAINGLRSTPRD from the coding sequence TTGCCTCGGATCCGGCGTTCGGACGCCCGTGACAACCGCGAACGCCTCCTGGACGCGGCCCGTGCCGTGTTCGCCGCCGAAGGCCTGGCCGCGCCGATGCGGGAGATCGCCCGGCACGCCGGCGTCGGCCCGGCGACGCTGTACCGCCACTTCCCGACCAAGGAGCAGCTGTTCGCCGAGGCGTTCGGCGACCGGCTGCGGGCCTGCTACGCCGTCGTCGACGACGGTCTCGCCGACGCGGATCCGTGGCGTGGCCTGCGGACGGTGATCGAGCGGCTCGGCGAGCTCTACGCCCGCGACCGGGCGATGACCGCGGCGCTCATGGCGGCGTTCCCCGGCGCGCTGGACTTCACCGCCGACCGCGAGCGCGCCCTGAAATCGCTCGCCGAGCTGGTGCGCCGGGCCAGGGACGCGGGCCGGGTGCGGCCCGACACGACCCTGGACGACATCGTCCTCGTCCTGATGGCCGCCGGCGGCATCCAGGCGAGCTCGCCGGCGGCCCGGGTGGCCGCGGTGCGGCGGTTCACCACGATCGCGATCAACGGGCTCCGATCGACCCCGCGCGACTAA
- a CDS encoding alpha/beta fold hydrolase: MAITYVLVHGAWHTGQAWARVVPRLAASGRPVFTPTLTGYGETRHLLTPDVGLRTHTADIVRLLVDADLHDVVLVGHSYAGLVISAVANEVPERIARLVYLDAMVPADGETGLDVMPITRSMLGTGWRVPPLPEWPAPFGLFGVTDPGDVAWLRTLLSDQPLRCLEEPVALDNPAAAGIPRTHIHCTVKPAGFDRRPVPPRQPNGEPADVRELAAGHDCMITAPAELAALLLDVGVPVGAGSMRS; the protein is encoded by the coding sequence ATGGCGATCACCTACGTGCTGGTCCACGGCGCCTGGCACACCGGACAGGCCTGGGCGCGGGTCGTGCCGCGGCTGGCCGCGAGCGGGCGGCCCGTGTTCACCCCCACGCTCACCGGCTACGGCGAAACCCGGCACCTGCTGACCCCGGACGTCGGCCTCCGCACGCACACCGCCGACATCGTGCGGCTGCTCGTCGACGCCGACCTGCACGACGTCGTCCTCGTCGGGCACAGCTACGCCGGCCTGGTGATCTCCGCGGTCGCCAACGAGGTGCCCGAGCGGATCGCGCGGCTGGTGTACCTCGACGCGATGGTGCCCGCGGACGGGGAAACCGGGCTCGACGTCATGCCCATCACCCGCAGCATGCTCGGCACCGGCTGGCGGGTGCCGCCGCTGCCCGAATGGCCCGCGCCCTTCGGCCTCTTCGGGGTGACCGACCCCGGGGACGTCGCCTGGCTGCGGACCCTGCTGTCCGACCAGCCGCTGCGCTGCCTCGAAGAGCCGGTCGCCCTGGACAACCCGGCCGCCGCCGGGATCCCGCGGACGCACATCCACTGCACGGTGAAACCGGCGGGGTTCGACCGGCGCCCGGTACCGCCGCGGCAGCCGAACGGCGAACCCGCGGACGTGCGCGAGCTGGCCGCCGGGCACGACTGCATGATCACCGCGCCGGCCGAGCTGGCCGCACTGCTGCTGGACGTCGGCGTGCCGGTGGGGGCCGGTAGCATGCGGTCGTGA
- a CDS encoding TetR/AcrR family transcriptional regulator, producing MSDSRTAAGKPPRRADARRNAGNVLEAAAAVFVTSGVDAPIREIAARAGVGTATIYRHYPTRADLILAVYRLQVEALAEAGPALLAGEPGPHRALVRWIDRFVDFVVTKQGLASVLQSDEPCYDPLHTYFLERLVPVCTQLLDAAAAAGEIVPGQDAHELMRGVGSLCAGAGTAAPYDARHLVRLLINGLRRS from the coding sequence GTGAGCGATTCCCGGACGGCGGCAGGGAAACCGCCGCGGCGTGCCGACGCGCGGCGCAACGCCGGGAACGTCCTCGAGGCCGCGGCCGCGGTGTTCGTGACCTCCGGCGTCGACGCGCCGATCCGGGAGATCGCCGCCCGGGCCGGGGTGGGGACGGCGACCATCTACCGCCACTACCCGACCCGGGCCGACCTCATCCTCGCCGTGTACCGGCTGCAGGTCGAAGCCCTGGCCGAGGCCGGGCCCGCGCTGCTCGCCGGCGAACCGGGGCCGCACCGGGCGCTGGTGCGGTGGATCGACCGGTTCGTCGACTTCGTCGTCACCAAGCAGGGGCTGGCGTCGGTGCTGCAGTCCGACGAACCCTGCTACGACCCGCTGCACACGTACTTCCTCGAGCGGCTCGTGCCCGTGTGCACGCAGCTGCTCGACGCCGCGGCGGCGGCCGGCGAGATCGTCCCCGGCCAGGACGCCCACGAGCTGATGCGCGGCGTCGGCAGCCTCTGCGCCGGCGCCGGGACCGCGGCGCCCTACGACGCGCGGCACCTGGTGCGGCTGCTGATCAACGGCCTGCGCCGGTCCTGA